Proteins from a single region of Natronincola ferrireducens:
- the ribD gene encoding bifunctional diaminohydroxyphosphoribosylaminopyrimidine deaminase/5-amino-6-(5-phosphoribosylamino)uracil reductase RibD: MEKYYMGKALDLAKLGWGKTRPNPLVGAVIVKDGYLVAEGYHHYYGGDHAEVDALKKIDYTAKGATMYVSLEPCSHYGKTPPCVEAIIKSKISRVVIAMEDPNPQVAGKGIRILREHGIEVVTGVMEEEAKKLNEVFIKYITTEKPFCILKTAMTLDGKIATTEGDSKWITAEDARAYVHHIRNRVAGIMVGVGTVLQDNPQLNTRILNKEVRHPTRIIVDSKLRTPLHANVVKTAKEQSTIIVTTEEASKDKIDKLRTLGVQILKTKGRDGKVDLEDLMIKLGQQKIDSILLEGGGTLNYSTLEAGIVDKMLSFIAPKIIGGQAAITPVEGIGKSLIKDAFIVENIGIQQFQRDILIEGYIRRKEAICSQEL; this comes from the coding sequence ATGGAAAAATATTATATGGGAAAAGCCTTAGATTTGGCAAAGCTAGGATGGGGCAAAACAAGACCAAACCCCTTAGTGGGAGCTGTTATTGTCAAGGATGGATATCTAGTAGCAGAAGGTTATCATCATTATTATGGTGGAGATCATGCAGAGGTAGATGCTCTTAAAAAAATTGACTATACTGCAAAAGGCGCTACGATGTATGTTAGCCTAGAGCCCTGTTCTCATTATGGAAAAACCCCTCCTTGCGTTGAAGCCATTATAAAAAGCAAAATAAGCAGGGTAGTAATTGCTATGGAGGACCCCAATCCTCAGGTGGCAGGAAAGGGGATTAGGATATTAAGAGAACATGGCATAGAAGTGGTGACGGGAGTAATGGAGGAAGAGGCTAAGAAATTAAATGAAGTTTTCATTAAATATATTACTACAGAAAAGCCTTTCTGTATTTTAAAAACCGCCATGACACTAGATGGCAAAATAGCCACTACTGAAGGAGATTCTAAATGGATAACCGCCGAGGATGCTAGAGCCTATGTTCATCATATCAGGAATAGGGTAGCAGGAATTATGGTAGGTGTAGGTACTGTGTTGCAGGATAACCCTCAGCTTAATACTAGAATTCTAAATAAAGAAGTAAGGCATCCCACAAGAATTATTGTAGATAGCAAATTAAGGACCCCCCTCCACGCCAATGTAGTAAAGACTGCTAAGGAACAATCTACAATTATAGTAACTACAGAAGAAGCATCAAAAGACAAAATAGATAAATTACGGACATTAGGGGTACAGATCCTTAAGACTAAAGGAAGGGACGGCAAGGTAGACCTTGAAGATCTAATGATAAAGCTAGGACAGCAAAAGATAGATAGTATCCTTCTAGAAGGAGGAGGTACATTGAACTATTCAACACTAGAAGCAGGAATTGTAGATAAGATGTTATCTTTTATTGCTCCTAAAATCATAGGTGGTCAAGCTGCTATCACACCTGTAGAAGGAATAGGTAAAAGCTTAATAAAAGATGCTTTTATTGTAGAGAATATTGGCATACAGCAGTTTCAAAGAGATATTCTCATTGAAGGATATATTAGGAGGAAGGAAGCCATATGTTCACAGGAATTATAG
- a CDS encoding riboflavin synthase → MFTGIIEEIGRIKGIHKSGTGASIVIEGHRVLEDVKLGDSIATNGVCLTVNHFDTSSFRVDVMAETMRRSNLKNLKTGSLVNLERAVAVGDRLGGHIVSGHIDDVGIITHYEKEDNAVWVTVSTSPELLKYIVLKGSITIDGVSLTVAHVEEASFKVSIIPHTRDETTLINKGVGELVNLECDMVAKYIEKLMLFTKGKEEKKDISMDFLAEHGFIR, encoded by the coding sequence ATGTTCACAGGAATTATAGAAGAAATTGGTAGGATCAAAGGAATACACAAAAGTGGAACTGGAGCCAGTATTGTGATTGAGGGCCATAGGGTTTTGGAGGATGTGAAACTAGGAGATAGTATAGCGACCAATGGTGTATGTTTAACAGTAAATCACTTTGATACCTCAAGCTTTAGGGTGGATGTTATGGCAGAAACCATGAGACGAAGCAACTTGAAAAATCTCAAAACCGGCAGTTTAGTTAATTTAGAGAGGGCCGTTGCGGTGGGAGATAGGTTGGGGGGACACATTGTTAGTGGTCATATTGACGATGTGGGGATCATTACCCATTATGAGAAAGAGGATAATGCTGTATGGGTAACGGTTAGTACAAGCCCTGAACTCCTGAAGTATATTGTTTTAAAGGGTTCTATCACCATAGATGGGGTGAGTCTGACGGTAGCCCATGTTGAAGAAGCATCTTTTAAGGTTTCTATTATCCCCCATACTCGAGATGAAACAACCTTGATCAACAAAGGGGTTGGAGAACTAGTTAATTTGGAGTGTGATATGGTGGCAAAATATATAGAAAAGCTGATGCTATTTACAAAGGGAAAAGAGGAAAAGAAGGATATTTCAATGGATTTTTTAGCAGAACATGGATTTATACGATAA